Within the Populus trichocarpa isolate Nisqually-1 chromosome 14, P.trichocarpa_v4.1, whole genome shotgun sequence genome, the region aATACTTGAACTTGAGTCTAGCAAGGAATTGAGAATATAGCATGCCAATTGAATTATAACTCATATGCTTAGATAAACAATTGATTCAAACTATTTAGTGCTTGCTGAGTTGGTTAGTTGCCCATTTTTCCTTTACCTTATGGCCCCATCTgctgcttttgttttcttcaacgTTAAACTGTGCATATAGCTGAAACTTTATGTTAAATGCTGCTTGatcaaaattcttttaaattctaTCTGCATCGATATGGTTTTCAAGGGGAACCAGTTTCATTGAGTTTCTGATATTGTCAGGCAAAGTTTGCCCAACAGGAAGAGCCATTTCACGTCATAGGGGAGAGCGATCAGGCATTGCTTCTGCACGGTATGCACAGGGCAGCATCTTCTACGAAAGCTTACATTGCCAAATGGCTAATGGTTTCACTTCTGGATCCTCATGCTCCTCATTTCTTCAAGTTGCTGGTCATTTAGATGAAAAAATTTTGAAACCATTAGCCACTTATCCCCAGCAAAGAAGAGGAAGATGCAAGTGTTGTCTCTCTGCGGATCCCTCACTAGGCAGTTGGCTTCGACCAAACAAGGGGAAATGCCAGCATTTCAATCATGTCAAGGCGATTAGAACCCGTACTTATTATAAATCCGAGGAGTATGACATAACAGAACCGGCAGCTGTGGACTCCATGAAGGCAGCAGAGGGGTCAAGTGAGGTTGTTTTAGCATCTTCTTGGTGGGAACAGGTTCCAAAGAGATGGGTGATTGTACTACTCTGTTTTACGGCATTTCTCCTATGCAACATGGACCGAGTGAGCACTTCTTTTaggttttcctttctttttttcatgtcaCAGAGGTCTAAAGTTTCTTGATCAAGTAAACATGTTTCATATTCCGTGTGTCAGAGATAAAACCTTCAGGAAGTTAGGTACTTTAATTTTCAAGTAGCTTAACATTCATTTTAGTAGCAAGGTGCCTCAAGCTGCCCTGAGCAATTCACAGTATTACTGAACTACTTTTGAATTGACACTTAGTTGAGCTATACAAGTTATTTATTGTACTTTGAACCTGTCATCTGAACGTGCTACTTTATTAAAATGCTAATTGTAGGTTAACATGAGCATTGCCATACTTCCCATGTCACAAGAGTTCAACTGGAACAGTGCCACGGTTGGTTTAATTCAGTCCTCATTTTTCTGGGGCTATCTACTGACTCAGGTATGCTCTGGAGAACAAGACTATGTAAGAGATACATGAAAAATGACTATGTTTTTATTGCATTAGCATGCACTCGTGGTTATAATTGATCTGCACTTGTTTCAAAGTATACTTATGTTTTCCCATCTCAAGAAccagaaactggaaaaaaattcTCCCAGTTCATTATCTAACCTTAACACTTCATTTTTGTGGCACATAGATTGTTGGAGGCATATGGGCAGATAGAATTGGTGGAAAGGTAGTTTTGGGTTTTGGAGTGGTTTGGTGGTCGATAGCTACAATACTGACGCCTATTGCGGCAAGAATTGGGCTTCCTTTTTTGCTGATCACGCGTGCTTTCATGGGGATTGGAGAGGTTggtttatttgtatttttttcgacataattctaatatttataaGCATTTTGATActgcaaaaagaagaaaaactcaatTAGATGAATGATTTTAATCTCGGTATCCATTATGAAATTTCAATCATGTTTTCACCGCTTTCCTTCTCTGTGATTGCTATATTGTCTTAAGCTAATATCGTGTGATACTTTAtctgttaattattttttggttcttaaaaaagaaaaggaaatgggaattttatctcttaatttgatTTGCTTTGAATCAACTCATTTGCATTCAAAAGGGTGATGTTAGCTTTTTGGCAAGCAGATACAGGATTTTCATCTTATCATTTGCTTTGTTGTACAGGGTGTCGCTATGCCTGCCATGAATAACATTCTTTCCAAGTGGATTCCGGTGTCTGAGAGAAGCAGATCACTTGCCCTAGTATATAGTGGGATGTATCTTGGCTCTGTCACAGGATTGGCTGTCTCTCCCATGCTAATCCATAAATTTGGGTGGGCATCTGTCTTCTACTCATTTGGCTCCCTTGGAAGTATCTGGTTTGCATTATGGATAAAAAAGGCAAGTATATGCTtctttaagctgtttttttcaGTAAATTCTAATTCTATGTATGGTTCATAGAAGTCACTAGACAAAATATGAAGAATTAACGACACTAACTGACAATTATATGCTTACACTTTATGGTGGTGCAATATCCAGTAGAACAATTTTGTCTGACTTGACTGAATGGTCTTTCACATTAGGCCAAAATAACCCATTACCGCCTTATGATGTGATGTTGATTCTATGAAATGGAATAAGAAACCATCTATTTCTGCTACCCCATATTTATAATCATTTCACTGGTGATAGTATGCAACCTGAAACTTTATGAGAGGGGGCTTGACTGGTGATAGCAcatattgaaatatgaaaacaaTGGTTGTATGTAGAACTTCTTATAGCAGTGGCACTGCATGGAACTGAACTTTGAAAACTTTAAGctgcttttattaatttttctccaGGCATATAGCTCACCGAAGGAAGATCCAGAGCTTAGTCCGCAGGAAAAGAAGCTTATCTTGGGTGGCAATGTAGCAAAGGAACCTGTTTCAGTCATTCCTTGGAAGTTAATATTATCAAAAGCGCCTGTTTGGGCTCTCATCATTTCTCACTTCTGTCATAATTGGGGGACCTTTATTCTCTTAACGTGGATGCCTACATACTACAATCAGGTAATTGATCCACTGCAAGATTGCTGAACTAATTTATAGATGTGTGATTTCAGCTAATCCACTATCTGAAcagtataaatttgtaataaccAAGTCACCTGCATCCCAACAGGAAAAAAATCCGTTTCCTACAGTTAGATATCAGTACCCTTTTCCTTCTGTTGATATGTATTATTTAGAATCAtgaataaacttttttatatctTCTTTCCATTTATGATTGTTTTGTCAGGTTTTGAAGTTTAATCTCACTGAATCAGGCCTATTATGTGTCTTGCCATGGTTGACCATGGCTGTTTTTGCAAATATAGGAGGATGGATTGCCGACACACTTGTGAGCAGAGGTCTATCTATCACAACAGTTCGGAAGGCAAGGACTAAATATTGCTCTTATTCTTAATTGTGTTTAGGTACTATCAGGCTGTAATCACTTAGATATTTGCTATTGGCAGTGACTAATAATCCTATTATGGTGAGGATGATTCTAATTTCTAAGAACATTGGTGTTCTGTGTGTTTTCCGATGAGAAAAGGAGCAGTAGGTCTATGCACTGATATGTCACATACATCCAAACTGCATTAGTGTTGTCCAAGTGGCTTTTGCCATTTTGCCTTAATGGTAGTACGGAGAGGCCATACTAATGCCACGGCTTTAACCATATGGATGGTTCTCATTGACAAATAAATTTACTTACTATATGGATTAAATATAAGAGCATGCAATTAGAATTGGATCTTTAGGCACACAACTGAACTAGAAGTATCTATATGGGATTCTTCTGTATTTCTCATCAGATGAAGTAAATAATTTGATTAGATTTAATAAGCTCAAAGCGGTAGTGCTGCACTCCTCTTTTTTTGCAATAATTTCTGCTACCAGGTTTTCATTAAGTCAAGTTATGGTTGCTCCAAAATTTTTCAACATTACAGATCATGCAATCAATTGGGTTTTTAGGCCCAGCCTTCTTCCTTACACAGCTCAGCCACGTCAGGACTCCTGCTATGGCTGTTCTCTGCATGGCATGCAGTCAGGTTTGTTCTAGAGCAATGCCACCTTCACCAGTTTCATTCATCTTCTAATATTTGTTTTGCTGACTATAACATGGATATTAAGACCTTCCAATCCAATATAGCGTAAAAAAGGTGGTTTCTACTAActgtttttaaagaattaatgaaGAATTGTCTGTGAATCCTATCATGTGCTATCGAAGTATTTGAATTTGAAGTGCTATGTTAAGTTGAATCCAATTCCAACTAATTGAATTTGAAGATTCACCCTGCTTGCATGACTTGATACTGTCCTGAACTGGTTTTTCACGTGGCCTTTCCTCTGATTTAATGGAAGGATATAGGTTCTAATTGAGCATTAAGTTTAATGTAGAATGAGGATGTGTTACAAGAAGTCTGAACACCTAAAGGAAAGACTAGTTCACCTCCTTTTATGCGGTGTTTTAAAGCTGGATATGGGTTTCTTGCCATTATAGATATCTTCACTCTTCTCTTCCCGCTTTCTggtcttcttcctcttccatttgttctttccttttcatttctgaAAGGCAAACCCATAAGCATCTCCACAGACACCAAATTAAGTGGGAAAatcaaaagagagaaaaattaatCTGTATGCATGAGCACAAACGAACTTCATAGGCCAAGAAATACCACCATGAGGGAGGACAAACACccctgcattttattttttttgaaatgagatgaaaatgcAGAAAATAAACGAATTAAGGGCAGAAAATAGAATTCATTGGTCCATATGTGTCTGCAAGCAGgtggaaattataaaattaggatGATCTCTTATTTTGTAGAAATCTTGGATAAACTCACCTTGGTATACTTTGTTGATGACAGGGGTCTGACGCTTTCTCACAGTCTGGTCTCTATTCCAATCACCAAGATATTGGCCCCCGTTATGCTGTGAGTCATTGCAATCTTTTGTATGAGTAGATGTTAATGCCTTTAATTGTGATTTTCTAAATGCTTTGGCCCCATTGGTATTTGTTCATTGACGAAAGGATTGAACTTGTTTTCTGATGGCctattctgttttttcttttttcacactTCAGTAACCAGAAAATCACTGTCTTAATCTATGTAGAAGTTGTCTACAAACTTAAAGAAAGCAGTAAAAAGTAAgctaataaaatttcaattacagGGAGTTCTGTTAGGACTATCAAATACTGCAGGAGTGCTTGCAGGTGTCTTTGGTACTGCTGCAACTGGATACATACTCCAAAGAGGTAAAACACTACTACAAGCAAGTTAACTCTTTAACTTTTCATCTGTTGTGGGGATTTTCATTtccttaattttgtttcaaattttgtTGCTTACTTCTCAATCTCTGTTTCTGCAGGATCTTGGGATGATGTGTTTAAGGTGGCCGTCGCGCTTTATATCATAGGCACAGTAGTCTGGAACCTTTTTTCAACTGGAGAGAAAATTCTTGACTAGAATAATATAAGAATGGGGAAAGATGCCATCTACATGACTAAGGAGGCCAAAGTATAAAGCGACGGGAGCACCGAAAAAGGACATATGTAGCACACGTGCGAGGATAAAAGTCCTGATGAATAATTAAAGGCTAGGATGCCGCATCGAAGTTTTCCTACCATCTCTGAGGCCCTTAATATGCTGCAGACATGTTTTGGGGTTGGTTTATAAACCTTTTCATAGgttgatttccttttctttccttgtcaAGAAAAAtgtcctctcctctcctctcctttcCTTCGAATTAATACATGTTTACAAGGTTCTGATGTAGAGGATGGGCAATTTTTGCTCATATACCTACCTATACCATGCTCCAATCGCTTGTCATCCGCTTaagaaaattcaatataaatctCAACTTAATTTGTAAGAGAATCAGAGAGCAGTACTCCCAAGTCCCGAACAAAATTGACAATACGAACTGTGAAATAATTTCGAGTAATTAATGCCAAAACTAACATATTGATGAGGTTCTTCGTTGTTATTAATTGTAGCCGGGCCTATATATGGCTAATAGTCCACCAGCAATTTCTCCAAAAAGAGACTTGTAGAGCCGAAGCCGAGCTAATAATATGGAGCTAATGGTGTAGCAGTAGCCTGTACGCCGTGCTATTTGCGTCCAATGCGCCTAATTTCCATGTCTGGGTTGCTTACCGCTACTGACAGAGTAAAGCGCTTATGATGTGTATTTGCTATTTGGTATTGTCAGGCGTGCTTCTTGTTACACAGGATCCCAGTTGAAGGAACCTTTCAATTCCTTGGGAATTGGCTCAGCTTGGACCGTTAACAAACTCCTGAAGTAGGACGTAAGATTTTCTGAAAGAAGGGAAGATAGAAAGTTTCCCTGTTACATATATTATGATCCATGGAATATTAGCTAGAGAATCATACTCCCATACATTCTCTTCCATGTTTTGCAGAATCTTTCCAATTGATAGCTTCTGAGCACCTTACACTGACtggtttgattgattgattccggtctctattttctttatggacaaaatatataattaattagtgttTTGGGTGCTGATTACGAAGCGGTGGATAAAAGTTTGGCACCCGAGACTgcttagctctttttttttattattattaattgtaaatatttttgcTAACTTATACTAatccttttttaatattacgAGTTAATAactatcaaagtttttttttatgatttttaaatttataatatttaaattaataattttttaaaaacaaattcaaaatttaaccaGTTATACTACACCCACCCTCAAGATTCATAAATATtgccataatatatattattcagcCAGTAATCCAAAAATTGCTGTCTTAATATAAGTTCAGAATTGAAAAGGCATGATCAAATGTGGGGTTAAAGATGCAGCCACTTCAGAATAGTGAAGGGATGCAAAGCACGAGCACCATGAAAGCTACTAATCGCAgaattaatacaaataaattaatttaacatcaaTTATCACGCACCAGCTGGTATATATCGATCAcgtaataatattgaaaaagagAATGAACAAGCAGGCAGCTCATTAATTGAGCTAATTAATAATGAAGCATTTCCATCACTATGAGCACAACTAAGTAATCATTTTCATAACCTTTAGCACTTACAAAAAgaccattaaaataaataaataaaatgaagtagAAATACACATGAATTACAAACAAGAACATAAAGaatcttaattataaaaatttgcaaATCAAAGGTTTGCTCTAACTACTTGTAAAAATTCAAGTACGTACGGATGGGTTAAAAATACCCACTCcctattctctctcttttatgaaagctaaattaatttgaagctataaataataaagtcgATGATGATCATGCCATTAACAATATTGTATATATAGATAGCTAGGAGAAGCTCTACCCTCTTGCGTCCTGTGAGAAACATTACTCAGAAATGGCCCACCTGATGAAAAtgaaagcaatatatatatgcCCTTTAATTTGTCTCTCTTGCTTCACATGGAGTACCTTCACCTTCTTAAATACACATCTCCAAATCCACCAAATCCTTTAAACAACCCCAACCACCGCTCCCTTCCCAGCAGCACTCTCACTAGCGCCGTTACACCCACCACCGTTATATCTAACGGCAATTGCCTCATTATTCCCATGCAGCAACTGGCGTGACTCTCCTTCTTTACCCTTCTTTATTATTCTTGCCGCGGTACCCTCCAGATCCCTCTTATGCACATTAACTTTAAGCCCGTGTTTCATGAACAATGTTAGTGACATCTTTTGCTCCACCTTGTGACCCTGAACAACTGAGAGACGGTGGCGTAACAGCACCGCCGCCGCCACCGATTTCATCTGAAGATAAGCCAGGTCTTTCCCTAAACAGATTCTAGGGCCTGCATTGAATGCCACAAACTTGTATGAATCATGCATGATGAATTTTTCCCCATCAGAAGACAACCACCGCTCTGGCTTGAATTCCAAGCAATCTTCGCCCCATGTGGTCTTCATCCTCCCAGATGCATATATAGAATAGGTGACCGAAGATCCCGCCGGCACAAATGTACCATCCGGCAACACATCGTCGGCAACTACATGCTTTGAGTCCTGAGGCACCGAAGGGTAAAGCCTTAGGGTTTCTGATAAAGCTGCTTTTAGATATATCAAACTGTCTACTTCTTCGAACCCTAACGGCTCGTCAACCCATTTTGTCACGTCATCACCACGTGTCTTGATCAGGACCGTGCAAATTTCATGCAAGATTTTCTCCTCCACCGATGGATTTTGGGTGAGGAGCCAAAAGAACCAGCTCAACGCCACTGATGACGTGTCACGTCCAGCAAGGATAAAATTGAGTGCTACGTGTTGAAGGAAAGTGTCTGAGTAGGATTCCTTCTTCTTCATGAATCTTGACAGCAAATCATCATGTGGAATGTTACGATCTTTTTGTTGATTCAATAACTCTTTCTTACGTGCATCAATAACGTTGGTCAGGTAATCGTCAAGCTGGGTTAAGCTTCTGTTCAAGCTGACTTCCAAGCCAAGTCGAAGCCATTTTTTCAGCTTCCACAAAACTTCTGGCAAAATGAATCTCTGAAGTGATGCTTCAGTGGCTCGGTCGAAAGCTGAAGCAAAGCTGTTTTCAGGAAGCCCTGGTGCGCACGTCTGCGGGTCCTTGCCAAAAGCCAAACCACAAATGTTGTCAAACGTGAGCCGAAGTAACAAGTCTTGGAGATCAACCTGCTCGCCTTTGAGCTGAGCTGTTTCAAGGACTGGGCAGAACCTCAACTTGATGGCTCTACTCACCCACCGAGCCATGGCTTGGCGAAGAGTCCTGGTGGTGAACTCCAGTGCGGCAGTCTTACGCTGGAACAGCCACGTGTCACCGTCAGAGTTGAAGATCCCTTCACCAAGAAGGTCATGGAACACAGCTTGCCATGTGGGTCCCTTTGGGTAATTGTCGAACCGGGTCTTCAAGAGGTGCTCTATATTTCTCGGGTCGCACGTGACAGTCACGAGGCCTTGCTTCTTGGCTAAAAAGGGAATTGCACAGATGCAGGTCTGGTACGTACCACCACACGCGCGGAGGTTGTCGTAGATCCAGTCATGCAAGCGGTCACAATTCTCGATCAAGCCAGGAAGACTGCCCAGTAAGGGATACACACGTGGGCCCTTTAGTGACCGCGAGATGAATGTTAACCACAGTAGATAAGTAGTTACAGCAGCAAAAAGAAGTAGAGCTGTAGACATATCCATGACTgtatattgaaagataaaagaacAAGCTCAGGCAAGAACCTGTTACTGTTCAAGCTAGGGTATTACTAAGAAGAAACTTACCTTAAGAATAACAAGACTGGAGTTGAAATGTGAGAAATCTTGATACAAAGAAAAACCAAGATTACATAGCAATATTGTGCATGATGAAAG harbors:
- the LOC7496975 gene encoding ascorbate transporter, chloroplastic; the protein is MAIGGFISNRNFGSFIGSGKVCPTGRAISRHRGERSGIASARYAQGSIFYESLHCQMANGFTSGSSCSSFLQVAGHLDEKILKPLATYPQQRRGRCKCCLSADPSLGSWLRPNKGKCQHFNHVKAIRTRTYYKSEEYDITEPAAVDSMKAAEGSSEVVLASSWWEQVPKRWVIVLLCFTAFLLCNMDRVNMSIAILPMSQEFNWNSATVGLIQSSFFWGYLLTQIVGGIWADRIGGKVVLGFGVVWWSIATILTPIAARIGLPFLLITRAFMGIGEGVAMPAMNNILSKWIPVSERSRSLALVYSGMYLGSVTGLAVSPMLIHKFGWASVFYSFGSLGSIWFALWIKKAYSSPKEDPELSPQEKKLILGGNVAKEPVSVIPWKLILSKAPVWALIISHFCHNWGTFILLTWMPTYYNQVLKFNLTESGLLCVLPWLTMAVFANIGGWIADTLVSRGLSITTVRKIMQSIGFLGPAFFLTQLSHVRTPAMAVLCMACSQGSDAFSQSGLYSNHQDIGPRYAGVLLGLSNTAGVLAGVFGTAATGYILQRGSWDDVFKVAVALYIIGTVVWNLFSTGEKILD
- the LOC7496976 gene encoding cytochrome P450 86A8, which gives rise to MDMSTALLLFAAVTTYLLWLTFISRSLKGPRVYPLLGSLPGLIENCDRLHDWIYDNLRACGGTYQTCICAIPFLAKKQGLVTVTCDPRNIEHLLKTRFDNYPKGPTWQAVFHDLLGEGIFNSDGDTWLFQRKTAALEFTTRTLRQAMARWVSRAIKLRFCPVLETAQLKGEQVDLQDLLLRLTFDNICGLAFGKDPQTCAPGLPENSFASAFDRATEASLQRFILPEVLWKLKKWLRLGLEVSLNRSLTQLDDYLTNVIDARKKELLNQQKDRNIPHDDLLSRFMKKKESYSDTFLQHVALNFILAGRDTSSVALSWFFWLLTQNPSVEEKILHEICTVLIKTRGDDVTKWVDEPLGFEEVDSLIYLKAALSETLRLYPSVPQDSKHVVADDVLPDGTFVPAGSSVTYSIYASGRMKTTWGEDCLEFKPERWLSSDGEKFIMHDSYKFVAFNAGPRICLGKDLAYLQMKSVAAAVLLRHRLSVVQGHKVEQKMSLTLFMKHGLKVNVHKRDLEGTAARIIKKGKEGESRQLLHGNNEAIAVRYNGGGCNGASESAAGKGAVVGVV